In the Erinaceus europaeus chromosome 22, mEriEur2.1, whole genome shotgun sequence genome, GGGGGAGGAGCCAGGGTCCTCTGGCTGAGTCACCTGCCCTATGCAGAGTGCTGGTCTCTGCCCCACACACCCCTCAAGGCAGCACGGGCCAGACAGCTTCCACTGTGAAACCGCTCTGGGAGAGGATGGCATGCAGGGTGTGGTCTCCTGGGGCTCCTGAGGCCTGAGAACATGAGAGAGGGCAACACTGTAGAGCCAGGTAGGACCAGGGCCCCAGGGCCCCAGGGCCCCAGGCAGTGTCACTCTGCTCTTTGAGAAGTTGAAAGAAAAGGATTCCATTTAATTTTAACTCTTGGAAATGACCTCCAAGGTCACCCTCACTCCTCAGAGACAAGCAGGGTAGACAGggaatatggggccaggtggggaAACTAGCTTCAACCTAGGGAATTGGGAAGAAAACCAAacaatttctttttcctccctccctcccttccttccttccttccttctttccttccttccttccttccttctttccttcctttccttccttccttccctccctctctccctcccttcctcccttccttcatcgttcctcctctctccctccctccttccttccctccctttctcctttcctccctcccttcctcccttccttcatccttcctcctccctccctccctccctccttccctccctccctccttcccttcttccttcctccctccctcccttccttcctaatttccttcctccctccctcccttccttccttccttccttcctgcctttctgtctgCTGTGTTACTGGAACCTTCTCTATGTATAATGTCACTACTCCTGGGCTGATATTTTGACTCATCCTTTTTATTtcaaggacagacagagagacagagagagggagagacagcaaagCACTGGTGTCTGTGGTgaccccatgtggtgccaggactctgGTGAGGGGCTTCATTTAGACTCCATCCTCTGAGCTATACCCCAGTCCTGtcattgttcagctagttgtgttcttagctcagctatttcagctttcagctctctaataaccttgagataatcagtgttttcttccagagtctcatttgttgtttctgcatttctgatgacaattctttcaaactctttactcactcctgtgattatctccttaactagtgtttggatgttgacctcattattttgtgttttaacctttggggggcttttagctggactcttgtcctgggtcatttctccaatatttctttttgttggtttaaccattttatataatatgttatgaggtccctctctcagtacttttcaaattactgatactcttgcctggattgacttgtgtctaataaggtaattaaagggtccacagttgtggaaattaacagttgtttcaatagtattttaatccctgagttggagctcagtggtttaaagcctcttttgttctttttcttccctgtaggctatgggagcctgagggcttttaaactataagtaggcttcttagcttaatcactgactcctgaccaagagataaagcagggtggggcagagataatccactggttatgcaaagagactccccaccactaggccactgaggtataggtcttctcctgagtttcctggtcagttctctgtctcctggtgtcagcacaggacctacctgccgctgctccagattctgagggcagtagaaatggagactcacagttgcatttgttgagtctcaggggagtcctctcctcccttcagccgtctttttgttggtgaaacagactggaggtggtgtctcaactggtaaactgctggactgttaccagccacttaatctcttcctaggctcctctctgtccatgagccacacgtgtttgcactcaccagagatttggtgtgttcctgaagtcattccagTCCCATCCTGttccagtcccaggtggtctcctttggtattcctagttgaccttgagaggagaggatagagacacagctgctgctcctccgtagccctgcctccagattTTTTTCCAGACCCATGTTTGATTTCCTAAAGCTTTATTATTTGACTTCCGAGACAGTCCATACCACAGTCAGCTCACATAGACAGCAGTGTTGGGCACTGCACCTGAGTCTCTGGGCATGCGAGTCCTGGGCTCTAgcacactgtgctatctctccagctctctatattttaagagagagagttaATAGCACGGTTCTGTCATTGTATGTGgtgtgctaggaattgaacctgtagcctcaagcatgcaaggccTGCACCCaaagctgagccacctcccccctGGCATTCCCTAGAATCACCAGTCTCACCAGAGTGTTTGATCGCCACCACACCCAATGAAAACTGTGGCTGTGGGTCTTTTAATCCCtggttttactctctctctctccaagaacTCCGCATAAGCACACACAGGAGAGCAGGAAGTGTGGGGGCTTGGAAAACGGCAGAAGACAGAAGCAGAAGCTGCAGGGAATGGCCCCAGAGGCCCAACTGCCGTGTTCTCCCCGCTGCAGCCGCAGTGAAGATTCACCCAAAGATAATCCAggcttgagtgcatatgttaccatgggcaaggacccgggttcaagcccctgttccccacctacagggggaaagcttcccaagcagtgaaacagggctgtgggtatctctctgtctctctctacgccccctcttctcaatttctctctgtcctatcagataaaatagaaagagagaaaggaaggaaggaagaaaggaaggaagaaggaagaaagaaagaaggagaaggagaagaaggagagatggCAATGGGAGTGGTGGaaccatagtgccagcaccaatcagcagcagtaaccctggggaaagagagagaaagagagagagagagagagagagagagagagagaagcaggagactCCAGGCTTCATAGTTCACCTGATAGAATGGACATTTTGTcaagctcaagaacctgggttcgagctttgGCCACCACATAAGAGCATCACAGGAAGGGGGAcgtctcagtgctgtggtgtctctccttttgagCTGCTAAAAGCAAGAGTCACCCGGCCAGGAGCGGTGGAAGCGTGCAGGCGGCACCCCACAGAGCAAGCCATGGTTGAGCAATGCTGGGTGGCACGGCCGTGAGTGGCCTACTTCGGGGAGCATGGCCCGTGGGCGTGGCGTCACGGCGCTGCCAGGAGGAGCCTGGGCCCGGGCTGGCCAGTGCTGCCCCTGCTCTGTGCACGCTGCCTGCTCCAGCTGCCGGCTCCGTCGGTGTCCCCTGCAAGCCTGCAGGAGCCCATGGGGCAGTGAGCAGACAGGCAGGAGTGTGGGTCCCGGCTGCTGCCCAGGCTCGAGCACGTGAGTATCTCCTTGGGGTGCAGGCTGtaggcttcactttttttttttttttgcctccagggttatggccaggactcagtaccagcattacaaatccactgctcctggtggccattttttccattttattgggtaggacagagagaaatgaagagagaagcagaagatagagagggagagagaaatatagacacttgcagaactgctttactgcttgcaaagtgaccccccccctgcaggtggggagctgggggcttaaaccaggatccttacgccaatccttgagctttgtactgagagcacttaaccctgtgcaccaccccctggcccctagagtgatcctttctttctttctttctttctttctttctttctttctttctttctttctttcttttaattttatttataaaaaggaaacactaacaaaaccataggataagaggggtacaacttcacacaattcccaccaccagacctccgtatcccatccccttccctgacagcttccctattctttatccctctgggagtatggacccagggtcattgtgggatgcagaaggtggaaggtctggcttctgtaattgcttccccactgaacatgggtgttgacaggtggatccatactcccaggctgcctctctttccctagtggggcagggctctgggggaagctgagctccaggacacattggtggggtcatctgcccagggaagtctggtcagcatcatactagcatctggaacctggtggttgaaaagagagttaacatacaaagccaaacacattgttgagcaatcataaacctaaaggctggaatagtgcagatgaaaagttggggggggggtctccattttgtagctagctagtaggcatattttaattatattccaaagggcctgtggttatactagtttttttttttttttccctgagcctgaaatctgatatgcaggtggatccaagtaattgtctggggtctttcttcctccccttctttctttctttctttctttctttcttcttattttattttgttttatttattttagagagcagAGGACACACACACTGGGGCTCAAGCcacggggggagggggtgggaatctAGTCCAAAGGATCctaatttcttaatttttgtttttgttttaatcaaaGTTCTTGCTGCTCAGCtcggctgacggtggtgctgggaactgagcttggagtctcaggcaggggAGTCTTGCAgagccattaagctgtctccctggccctcaaACTTCTTCTTTTAAATGAGAAGGGCTCAATGcaagcttctttcttttcttgatgactacatttcttttccttttttaaaaagatttttgtttatttattagaaagttaggaggaaagagagaaagaaccagacatcactctggtacatgtgctgctggggattgaactcaagacctcatgcatgagagtccaatgctttatctactgtgctacctcccagactactacatttcttttctttaagattttatttattttttatgagaaagatagagatagacagacagacagacagataccagaggcttgctcagctctggctgatagtggcgcagattgaacctggaaccttggagcctcaggcatgaaagtccttcgcagaaccactatactgtctcttCAGTCCcaaacttttgtttttcttaaaataaaaaaaatgtttgttgtcTACAGTACATATGGAGAGAATGTCccatgacagaggagagagaaaagtcagagtgatattctggtgtaTGTGTATGTGGTACCAAGGatcgaaccaggagcctcaggtctATGAGTCCTGGGCTCTATCAGTTGAGCTTAGTAGGGGTGATTGGGGCCGGGGTCCCCTCCTTCACAGTGGGTGTCTCCAGACCCTTCTGTGTGAAACTGTGCTCCTGTTGCGCCTGCAGCTCAGGGTGAGAGCCAGGGCATAAGCACTGCAGGGATTACAAACACTATTATTGTTCAAAGCGAGGTGCCTTCCCACGGCTCCCACCCGCAGTCTGTGTGATGGGCTGGCCAGTGATAGTGCTTATCAGACCCTGTGGGAGCTGAAAATGGGTCCCTTCTCTGCCCGGGAACCTTGTGTGCATGGGTCTCATAGCACACCTGCTCGAACAAAACCTGGGGCACACCTGCTTTGGGCCTGTCCTTGGGAGGAGGGGCTCCCCAGCTAGGCACCTGGTGGCTAGTCTCTTCCTAAAAGTGGGGGCCATTTCTGCAGCAATTTGGTGACACGGGGCCAGGCCAGTCCGAGAAGAACTGTGATAGTGgttctatttaattaatttattttttattattggatagagtcagagagaaattgagagggataaggagagagagaaaaaaagacagagagacacctgcagccctgcttcaccacttgtgaagcttcccccctgcaggtggggaccaggggcttgaacctgggtccttgggcactgtatgtgtgcacttaaccaggtgcaccgccacccggcccGGAGTGATTATATTATCTGTTCAGGTGCAGCTCCTGGCATTCAGTTCCCACTGGgttctttgtctattttgtttatttaatttagagcgaacagtccccccccccatgtgtgtgtgtgtctccctctctctccacctctctctccacttctctctctctctacctctctctctccctccccccctcctaaAAGCAGATCAATGTTTGGCCAACATggccagtttgtttgttttgttttgtgtttttaaccagagccttgctcagctctggcttatgttggtacaggggattgaacctgggactttggagcctcaggcaggagagtctctttgcagaaacattatgctgtctccctctgcCCTGGCCAGTCTATCAGTGGCTTGGGAAATAACCGGCTGGACCACTCTCTTAGTTGGTAGAAGGAATCCAGAGCCTGCCCAGGCTTCTGATGCTGGTACACATCCAACAAATCTAGGCGATGGCAGATGGAGAGATCCAGACACGGGTAGGTGTGGACCGTCTGGGGAGAGGAAGGCCAGCTGCCAGCAGGCAGGAGGGAGGTGTGCAGGGACCAGGTGACAGGCTCACAGAGGTGATGGGAAGACAGCTGAGGCCTGCCAAGGGGTGGGGCAGCGAGCTCACCAGCACCATCCAGTAGGCAGGTCAAAACCAGAGGGAAGCACTGAGTCTCTGAGGGTTTAGAGGCTGCTCTGCATCACCCAGTCACACAGACTTGAGCTCCACAGACACCAGTCCCTGGAACTGGCAAACAGAAAAGGAACTTGCAGGGGTCACCGACCGTCCTCACTGCAGAATTGGAGGGCTCCTCGTGCTCCTCGAGTCAGGTGCTTCCAAAGTGCTGGCTGTAGTCTTCCGGCCCTGCTCCAGGCTCTGACTCCTCTTCTGCTCCTGCCCCTGCTCCAGGGCTTTGCCTCAGCCCCAGCTGGTCAACATGCTGCCCGGAATGTCCTCGAGGCGTGACCCTGCCTCACCTGACTGACTGTCCCTCTCTGCCCACTCGCCAGCTGGGGAAGGCCTCACACAGCCAGCTCTCAACTCTGCAGCAGGAGCCCCCCGCCTCTTTGGTTTTTgtaattgtattatttatttactagataggacatagagaaagtaGGAggcgggggagataggaagagacacacacacacacctgcagataggaagagagagagagagagagaaacacacacacctgcagataggaagggggggggagaaacacacacacacctgcaaataggaagagagagacacacacacacctgcagacatgctcaaGACTGGGTTGCACAGATGGCAGAGCAATGCActgtccagtgagctatttcatcagctgACCTGGGTCCCAGCACTAAGGGAAAGTATATATATGTGGACACACACATAAGTACATATGCCACATAGTAACACACATGACCTTTCTTTAATGAATGCTTTGCAGACGTGTGCTTTTGCATGTGGAGAcatgtttctgtgtgtctcttgATAGACTGTGTGCTGTGGTTACTGTATCCTCAGGATGTTTTGGCTCTGCCCACGCAGCTCTGTTAACTCTTGCCAGTCTGGAGGCTGTGGTCTGGCAGTGCTCTGGGCAAGCTTCCCTGTGGCATGGCCCCGGCTTCTCTGTAAGGCCCCTGTCTGTGCCCTGCCTCAATACTGCCTTTGTCTCTTTTGCCCACGCGGGTCACTTGGCAGGGATGGTGTCCTGATTCTGCACCTCCGTGCCCACCCAGGACATCCAGAGGGACAGAGGGCTAGGCACCTAGGACGGAACCCAGCCCTGTGTGCCAATgtccctgcagggggtggggttctCCTGCTGCTAGGGGGGGCAACTGCAGCTGGGGAGGGGCTTGGGGAGGAGACACACCTGAGGAGGTGAAGGCCCACTAGGAAGCTGGAGGGGGGTGTGGGGAGCAGAGGTGGCACCCACAGCACTGAGCAAACGCGGTGGGTGCCACTGGCTCTGTGAAGACTTTGGTGCCAGCAGCTGGCAGAAAGAGCTTGGGGGAACTCGAGGGTTCAGGGTGCCCTAGGCCCAGGCTCTGTGCTAGCACTGGCGCTGGGGACAGGCTGTGGCGGCTCTGGGCGCTGCTCCGTACTCATGGCTCACACAGGATGTGCTTATCTGCACTGAAATAGTTGGAATTCTTAGAGCCACTTCTTTCAGCACCCCAGAATCAGGAGGGCTTTGCACACTCAGGGAGACACTGGCAGAGCTCGGTCCAGTCACATTCTCAGTCCCCTGTGTCCGTGAGTGTGGGGGTCATCTTGTCGTGAGCCAGTGGGAGGGAACTTGGCATGCTGGTGGGGGTGCTGCCAGCATCGGGGAAGGCTCGACCCTCTGTCCCCTGCTCACACGAGGGAAGCAGGGACCATCTCTCTTCATCCCCGAGCTGGTTATACCAGAAGATGCTGGAATGGATGCCGCTGGAGCCCATCTGAACTGCATACATGGCACATATTAATGACCCAATTCTCTCATTTTAAATGGGTTTTGAAAGAAGAGTTATTCTGGGGTGgatggtagataacataatggttatgcaaagagactctcctgcctgaggccccaaaatcccagattaaattccctgcaccaccatcagccagagcttagcagtgccttggtaaaaatttaaaaaaaatagggagtcgggcagtagcgcagcaggtgaagcacaggtggcacaaagcgcaagaaaggtataaggatcccggtttgagcccctggctccccacctgtgggggagtcgcttcaccaggtgtgcaggtgtctgtctttctctccccctctctgtcttcccctcctctctccatttctctctgtcctgtccaataacaacgacatcagtaacaataataactacaacaataaaagaacaagggcaacaaaagggaataaataaataaatattaaaaaattaaaaaaaataaaaagagaatttaCTCTGAAGCTCAGGGAGAGTGTTGGATTTAAGAGCATGAGGTGCAGAACTCAATCCTTGGCATTGCTCtggccatctctctttcccctctgtctctcctccctcccctctcatcatTAAATAAATCATCAGAAACCCAGAGGCCAAGCAGTGATgcgcccagttgagtgcacatggcaccatgctcaaggacccagtctcaagcctctggtccccacctgcaggggggaggcttcatgagcagtggagcagggctgaaggtattTCTCTCatgcactctctcttcctctctccccacttccttcttaatttctctgtctctatacaataagtaataaaatagtatagaaaaaaagcattaaaatgttGAAAGAAAAACTTTACTTTTTCTTGGCATGAGAGAGGTAGTAGAGGCAcaccgagagagagagggagagagagagagagagagagtgagagagagaggtcccagagtcctgctcagctaaGAGCAgaaccaggggttgaacctggggtgtCTGGGGCCTCCAGCAGGCCAGCCCAGAGCCCCCTGCCTGCAGACGCTGTGGCACTGTCAATTCTGCTTCCTGCGGTTAACCAGGCTCCACCTTCACAGGACAGTCGGCATGACCATGACTTccctgctggggctggggctgaggctgggccTGCTCCTGGCCGGCCTGGTCCCCCTGCAAGGCCTCCTGGAACCCGGCTTGGCACCCTGGCACCCCGGGGTGCTTCGGGAGAGGAAGGCGGCCCAGGAGCTGGCCCGGAGGAACACGGCCTTCGGCCTGAAGCTCTTCCGGAAGCTGGTGGCCCACGACTCGGGCGGCAACGTGTTCTTCTCCCCGTTCAGCATCTCCATGGCCTTCGCCATGCTCTCGCTGGGCGCGCAGGACTCCACGCTGGCCGAGATCCGGGAGGGCTTCCTGTTCGGGGGCCTGTCCGACAGGGCCCTGCACGAGGGCTTCAGCCACTTGCTACGGCAGCTGGAGCAGAGCGGCCCCGACCTCAGCCTGGCCCTGCAGAACGCCCTCTTCATCGACCACAAGCTGCGGCCACAGCCCCAGTTCCTGACAGACGCCAAGAGGCTGTACGGGGCAGACACGGTCCCTGCCGACTTCCACAACATGGAGGCCACTGCGAGGCAGGTCAACGACTACGTCAGCCAGAAGACACATGGGAAGATCACGGACCTGGTGAGGAGCGTCGCCCCCGGCACCGTCATGCTGCTGGTCAACTGCATCTTCCTCCAAGGTGAGGCTTGGGCAGCCGTGGTGGAAGGGAGCTGCCGGGGACCTGGAAGCCAGCTCCAGgcttgcaaggacctgagttcaagggcccttgcagctttgcaagtggtggtacagagctgcagatgtctctttcctcctctatctccctctccttctcttttgctATTTTTCACCCTCTGTCGAAAACATCAGGCACTtggagtggtggagctgtgccgGTCCTGACCCTCAGaagtaaccatggtggcaaatagGACAGGACAGAATGGACAGGTCAGAACAGGACAGTCCTGCTAATGGGTCTTGGCCGTGAAGCACCCAGTTGGGTGCGCTTTCACCATGTGTGAGTagctggtccccagctgcaggggggaatcttcataagTAAAGCAGGCTACAGGGTTCTTTCTCCCtgactccccattccctctcagtttctctctgtgctggcaattttctttcttccttccttccttccttcctttctttcttcctttcataatAGAACAACTTAAAATCCAGTCCAGTCCCAGGCTGGCCACTTGCTTGCTCTCTGGCCTTGAGTTGAGGGGTGACTAATCTCTCAGACACCCACTTCTTCTGCCTGCGATGGGAAGCTGTCAGGACACCCCTCACAGGAGCGAGGCAGTTGCTGGAGTTCGAGAGGCAAAGGCTGCAAATGCAGCCAGGACAGCATTTGAACTCAGGATCGCACGTCTCCTCCGCCACCCGACTGGGGCCCTGGGCAGCCTGGGGTCAGGGTGCAGATGCTCAGCTGTGGGGGTCCACTGCTTCCCGGCAGGCTCCCAAGGTCAGTCTCGACCCCGAGCAGCATGGCTGCCCAGGCCTGAGTCAGCACAGCCAGGTGGCATCACATTGACCTAGGGCCCCACTAGGTGCAGCCCGATGGCctcctctggggctcggtgccagcactacaaatccactgctcccggcggccagtttttccatttgattgggcaagacagagagaaactgagaggagaggggagacagagaaagacagacgcctgcagccctgcttcttcactgcttgtgaagtttcccctgcagatgggaagcaagggctcaaacccggatccttgagcaggtccttgcgcttcgcactatgtgcgccttaactgggtgtgccctcGCCCGCCCCCACACAGCCGCCTCTCagcccagcaccccagccccTGGGACCTGCCCCGACACCCAGCATCCTGAAGCCCTGTCTGAACCCCTGTAGACAGACTCCAGTGGGCGGCCAGACCCAGTCACTCAGGAAGCCCGTCATGTTGCCTCTTCTCTCCTAAGCCAAGTGGAAACACGAGTTTGACCCCAAGGAGACGAGACAGGAGGACTTCTTCCTGAGCACAAACCGGTCGGTGAAGGTGGAGATGATGTCACGCAGGGGCGAGTACCAAGTCGGGCACAACGACCAGCTCTCCTGCTCAGTCCTGGAGATGCCCTACGAAGGCGACGTCACAGTCACCTTCATCCTCCCAGATGAGGGCAAGATGGAGCAGGTGGAGAGGGCCATGGGGCTGGACGCTTGGGATGGACTGATGGTTTCGTGCGTGAAGAGGTAAAGGGGCCTGAAGTTTAAACTCCTTCCACGCCCAGTaccttcctttgcctccagggttgtcattggggctcggtgcctgcactatgaatccactgctccattttattggacaggacagagaaagtgagagaggggggagagacacagagagacatctgcagccctgcttcactcctcatgaagcttcccccctgcaggtgggaagccagggggcttgaacctgggtccttgtgtgcttaacccggtgtacccCTGCCCAGCCGCatctttactctctctctttacttctagACATTGAGTCCCCCCTACCCCCGTTGTCTCGGTTGGGCTCTGTAATGGGCAGTGTCCAGCAGGAAGCAGGGAACATGGCATAGTCCAATGCTTGAGCTCAGAGCACAGTGCTTTTTGAGGAGACAGcactacagtgatgcagaggctcCAATACTCAGGTGcagcaccgccccccccccagccagagctgaacagggctctgtcCCCTCCCGACACAGGGTTGTGGATGTCTTCGTCCCCAAGTTCACCATCACCGGCAGCTACGACCTCAAGAGGACCCTCTCCTACATGGGTGTCAGCAAGATCTTCGAGGAGCAAGGAGAACTCACTGGAATCTCTCCCCACCGCAGCCTGAAAGTGGGCAAAGTAAGCCTGTCTGGGgcacccccccgccccgccccgctggCCCCTCATTCCAGGGCCCGCTGTACAGGGCCGGGCGGCCAATCAGGCAGCGTCCAGCGCCAGCTCTGGGTCACCAACCCTGTGACCCTGAACAGCTCCTGCAGCCAGCTCAGCCTTGTGCTTCCAGGAAAGAGTCACTAGTTGCCCCCTTGTTTtgtgtttgtctttgtttttactggcaccagggtgatcgctggggcttggtgccaacagtaACAATCTGCTGGCCCCAGCagccccttcctcttctttcctttctttttatcagctagaacagagagagattaagagaggaggaggaggagatagagagggagaaagagaaacacctgcagccatctttcactgcctgtgagactTCCTCCCGAAGGcggagactggggggcttgaacttgggttctcgcACTTGGTAATGTTTGCACCCAAGTGAGTATGCCGCCGTCTgctggagactggggggcttgaactggggttcttacacttggtaatgtttgcactcaagtgagtatgccaccttctggcccctagtttttttaaaatatatttgttcttctattcatttattttgagtagagacagacataaattgagagatggagagagagacacctgcagcactgcttcaccactcatgaagcttcctcctgcatgtggggaccaggggctcaaacccagatccttgtgcttgtctGCATGTGACACCTCATGAGTCCCTAAGATCTATTAGTTATTTCTGTTTAAGGATTGTTTTTGTTGTCAGTGGAGCCTCACCTCTAgaggactatttatttatttttattattaatttattttctagatagaaagacagagacagggctaGGGGAACTGGGGcaaaagcttcctctggtgcagcaggggctggccttgaacctggccaGACTGAGGGGAGAGACCAGGCCATCTGGGAGGGACCCACATCGCCAGCTGAGCTGATGGCTCTGACCTGGGGCCAGAAGGCAGATTTATCTTCCCATGTGCAAGAGCAGAAAGACAGTCAGTacaatttctccttttctctttatgGCCCCCAGATTTGCCACTGGCTCTAGGTATCCGCACAATGAATTTAccattcctggtagccatctttccctttcccttttttttttttttttttaattttctgctttatttgataagacagagattgagagaagaaagggagctagaaagggagagagacagagagatacctgcagaccagctctaGGTCTTCCACCTGaaggtgggagctcaaacctgggtccttgtgcgtg is a window encoding:
- the LOC103118891 gene encoding serpin A12 isoform X1, with amino-acid sequence MARGRGVTALPGGAWARAGQCCPCSVHAACSSCRLRRCPLQACRSPWGSEQTGRSVGPGCCPGSSTTVGMTMTSLLGLGLRLGLLLAGLVPLQGLLEPGLAPWHPGVLRERKAAQELARRNTAFGLKLFRKLVAHDSGGNVFFSPFSISMAFAMLSLGAQDSTLAEIREGFLFGGLSDRALHEGFSHLLRQLEQSGPDLSLALQNALFIDHKLRPQPQFLTDAKRLYGADTVPADFHNMEATARQVNDYVSQKTHGKITDLVRSVAPGTVMLLVNCIFLQAKWKHEFDPKETRQEDFFLSTNRSVKVEMMSRRGEYQVGHNDQLSCSVLEMPYEGDVTVTFILPDEGKMEQVERAMGLDAWDGLMVSCVKRVVDVFVPKFTITGSYDLKRTLSYMGVSKIFEEQGELTGISPHRSLKVGKAVHKAKLKMDERGVEVAAGTGAQTLPMETPVTYKLNRPFLMILSDKTMQSVLFLGKLANLSGK
- the LOC103118891 gene encoding translation initiation factor IF-2 isoform X2 — encoded protein: MLSPSALASLSVAWEITGWTTLLVGRRNPEPAQASDAGTHPTNLGDGRWRDPDTDAVALSILLPAVNQAPPSQDSRHDHDFPAGAGAEAGPAPGRPGPPARPPGTRLGTLAPRGASGEEGGPGAGPEEHGLRPEALPEAGGPRLGRQRVLLPVQHLHGLRHALAGRAGLHAGRDPGGLPVRGPVRQGPARGLQPLATAAGAERPRPQPGPAERPLHRPQAAATAPVPDRRQEAVRGRHGPCRLPQHGGHCEAGQRLRQPEDTWEDHGPGEERRPRHRHAAGQLHLPPRVVDVFVPKFTITGSYDLKRTLSYMGVSKIFEEQGELTGISPHRSLKVGKAVHKAKLKMDERGVEVAAGTGAQTLPMETPVTYKLNRPFLMILSDKTMQSVLFLGKLANLSGK
- the LOC103118891 gene encoding serpin A12 isoform X3 — its product is MADGEIQTRTLWHCQFCFLRLTRLHLHRTVGMTMTSLLGLGLRLGLLLAGLVPLQGLLEPGLAPWHPGVLRERKAAQELARRNTAFGLKLFRKLVAHDSGGNVFFSPFSISMAFAMLSLGAQDSTLAEIREGFLFGGLSDRALHEGFSHLLRQLEQSGPDLSLALQNALFIDHKLRPQPQFLTDAKRLYGADTVPADFHNMEATARQVNDYVSQKTHGKITDLVRSVAPGTVMLLVNCIFLQAKWKHEFDPKETRQEDFFLSTNRSVKVEMMSRRGEYQVGHNDQLSCSVLEMPYEGDVTVTFILPDEGKMEQVERAMGLDAWDGLMVSCVKRVVDVFVPKFTITGSYDLKRTLSYMGVSKIFEEQGELTGISPHRSLKVGKAVHKAKLKMDERGVEVAAGTGAQTLPMETPVTYKLNRPFLMILSDKTMQSVLFLGKLANLSGK